One window of the bacterium genome contains the following:
- a CDS encoding metallophosphoesterase family protein, producing the protein MKIAIVSDIHSNLEAVEAVQGTIDGIGVDEIYFVGDVVGYGPDPNACTRWVMENADIAVMGNHDIAALGKIDIESFNPNAKKAIAWNSAQMENWAIDFITTLPMVMSHDGVTIVHANPQEPESWNYIFSLWDAERNFSHFESTFCFVGHSHQPVTVEKGKSGQVSVLPGDSFTVADGARYLVNVGSVGQPRDGNPDACFGLLDTDKGEFSILRSPYEFKITQEKMLSAGLPKPLADRLAEGR; encoded by the coding sequence ATGAAAATAGCAATTGTTTCAGATATACATTCCAATCTCGAGGCAGTGGAAGCTGTTCAAGGGACTATTGACGGGATCGGAGTGGACGAGATCTACTTTGTAGGGGATGTTGTGGGATATGGCCCGGACCCAAACGCATGTACAAGGTGGGTTATGGAAAATGCCGACATCGCTGTCATGGGGAACCACGATATCGCGGCGCTGGGAAAAATAGATATTGAAAGCTTTAACCCAAATGCGAAAAAAGCCATTGCCTGGAATTCCGCCCAGATGGAAAATTGGGCGATTGATTTTATCACGACTCTTCCTATGGTGATGTCACATGATGGTGTGACCATTGTTCATGCCAATCCCCAGGAACCGGAGAGCTGGAACTATATTTTTTCCCTGTGGGATGCCGAGAGAAACTTTTCCCATTTTGAGAGCACATTCTGCTTCGTTGGTCATTCCCACCAACCTGTGACAGTAGAAAAGGGAAAGTCCGGACAGGTATCGGTCCTTCCTGGTGACTCATTCACCGTAGCTGATGGAGCCAGATATCTTGTTAACGTGGGGAGCGTTGGGCAGCCCAGAGACGGAAATCCCGATGCATGTTTTGGGCTACTGGACACCGACAAGGGGGAATTTTCAATACTTCGATCCCCCTATGAATTCAAGATAACCCAGGAAAAAATGCTTAGTGCAGGGCTACCCAAACCCCTTGCGGACCGTTTGGCGGAGGGCAGGTGA
- a CDS encoding M17 family peptidase N-terminal domain-containing protein: MPIQIRGGSALNYRGDVLLLFHPSDVKPLAGTLALLDWRCNAAVSILWKRKPDLFKFGQLTVLATQGKVPTPKVILTGLGSGEEFGRDLRKEAYRLALDAAVRIEGGKFAVEGIPLAGVHEKGVLDDLVAVAQPFEKNGQFNVSFFSTDKDFTLSLRTGDGSVASPE; encoded by the coding sequence ATGCCAATCCAGATCCGCGGCGGCAGCGCCTTAAATTACCGAGGGGATGTCCTCCTGCTCTTTCACCCTTCGGATGTCAAACCCCTGGCAGGGACCCTGGCTCTGCTTGATTGGCGCTGCAACGCGGCGGTCAGCATTCTGTGGAAGAGGAAACCTGATCTGTTCAAGTTCGGACAGCTCACCGTTTTGGCAACTCAGGGCAAGGTTCCGACCCCAAAAGTGATACTGACGGGTCTTGGTTCCGGGGAGGAGTTCGGCCGGGATTTGCGAAAAGAGGCCTATCGTCTTGCCCTCGATGCCGCTGTAAGAATTGAGGGAGGGAAGTTCGCCGTTGAGGGTATCCCACTGGCCGGGGTTCACGAAAAGGGAGTTCTGGACGACCTTGTTGCAGTTGCCCAACCTTTTGAAAAAAATGGGCAGTTTAACGTATCGTTTTTTTCAACCGATAAGGATTTCACCCTTTCTCTTAGAACCGGAGACGGTTCGGTGGCATCGCCGGAATAG
- the nusB gene encoding transcription antitermination factor NusB → MGVRRKGRENALKILYSMDLNPVSRKEACMHVLTFGEIPENTRAFTRELVEETLERLDEIDSHIRKASLKWELSRMAAVDRNVLRLAVSELTGKTPKPVRVVLNEAIELAKKFGGEESGTFVNGVLDRVRIDLGMES, encoded by the coding sequence ATGGGTGTCCGCAGAAAGGGAAGAGAAAACGCTCTCAAGATCCTCTACAGCATGGACCTGAATCCGGTCTCCCGGAAAGAGGCCTGTATGCATGTCCTCACTTTCGGTGAAATTCCTGAAAATACCAGGGCGTTCACAAGGGAGTTGGTGGAGGAGACATTGGAACGTCTGGATGAGATCGACAGCCACATCCGGAAAGCGTCCTTGAAATGGGAGCTCAGCAGGATGGCGGCCGTAGACCGCAACGTACTGAGATTGGCCGTATCGGAGTTGACCGGCAAGACACCTAAACCGGTCAGGGTAGTGCTGAACGAGGCCATTGAGCTTGCTAAAAAATTCGGTGGTGAGGAGTCGGGGACTTTTGTTAACGGTGTACTGGACAGGGTACGAATCGACCTTGGAATGGAGTCTTGA